A region from the Molothrus aeneus isolate 106 chromosome 17, BPBGC_Maene_1.0, whole genome shotgun sequence genome encodes:
- the LOC136564008 gene encoding protein FAM83D-B-like — protein sequence MANASQCLEEGSGRWPPPAGPYSEAQRLALEELVAGGPEALRAFLRREQLPPFLSEPEVQDIARAALPPAAGPEPAAEPSAGASLDASSLTYFPERSELEPPALELGWPGFASGAFRGLTRVEAHFQPGCGDSIYGCKEAVRRQIRSARQVIALVMDSFTDIEIFSDLQDAYNNRQVPVYILLDQDSVPHFLEMCNNLGVCPEQESMMRVRTLTGSTYYMRSGAKIVGKAKEKFMLIDGIRVATGSYSFTWSDGKLNSSNLLVLSGQVVEHFDLQFRILYAQSLPISPKRPSSCRNSGMFDHLLTRTESSKEYTVEGNLRAEFARLSSTPKKLLEKADQTEYTPAGKLCNLQLSCLCEEESFSNQVGTVEQRSASTQTGPWEEMAAVTKCNAATQASTATADSGTQASVTARGTGTQTSILLKTAVTQTKEEEGTETPLLPRKFSKEEYFLSAKAVSSSSLQSLSSSSSQCSLASSTGSISSLRSFEYSSSHRAQYFQKLHKERQFHYSTIRSKLSHMVAILSRRGRVPATYLSQVPAGGSLKQRRDISASLHSLRHASLYSLSK from the exons ATGGCCAACGCGTCGCAGTGTCTGGAGGAGGGCTCGGGGCGCTGGCCGCCGCCGGCCGGGCCGTACAGCGAGGCGCAGCGGCTGGCgctggaggagctggtggcGGGCGGCCCCGAGGCGCTGCGCGCTTTCCTGCGGCGGGAGCAGCTGCCGCCCTTCCTGTCGGAGCCCGAGGTGCAGGACATCGCTCGggccgcgctgccgcccgccgcggGCCCGGAGCCGGCGGCCGAGCCCTCGGCCGGAGCCTCGCTGGACGCCTCGTCGCTCACCTACTTCCCCGAGCGCTCGGAGCTGGAGCCGCCCgcgctggagctgggctggccgGGCTTCGCCAGCGGCGCCTTCCGCGGGCTGACGCGGGTGGAGGCGCATTTCCAGCCCGGCTGCGGGGACAGCATCTACGGCTGCAAGGAGGCGGTGCGGCGCCAGATCCGCTCCGCCCGGCAG GTGATTGCCCTTGTGATGGATTCCTTCACAGATATTGAGATCTTCAGTGACCTTCAGGATGCCTATAACAACCGCCAAGTCCCAGTCTACATCCTCCTTGACCAGGACTCTGTACCCCATTTCTTGGAAATGTGCAACAATTTGGGAGTTTGTCCTGAGCAGGAAAGT ATGATGAGAGTTCGAACTCTCACAGGGAGCACGTACTACATGAGGTCAGGTGCCAAAATTGTTGGGAAAGCCAAGGAGAAGTTCATGTTAATTGATGGCATTAGAGTGGCAACAGGCTCCTACAG TTTCACATGGTCTGATGGGAAGCTGAACAGCAGCAACTTGCTGGTGTTGTCAGGTCAAGTGGTTGAACACTTTGACCTCCAGTTCAGGATTCTTTATGCCCAGTCACTGCCCATCAGCCCAAAGCGACCgtccagctgcaggaacagtgGCATGTTTGATCACCTGCTGACCAGAACAGAATCCTCCAAAGAATATACTGTGGAAGGCAACTTGAGAGCAGAATTTGCCAGACTGTCTAGCACGCCAAAGAAATTGCTGGAAAAAGCAGATCAAACTGAATATACTCCTGCAGGAAAGCTTTGCAACCTGCAGCTTTCTTGCCTGTGTGAAGAGGAGTCGTTCAGCAATCAAGTGGGCACAGTGGAACAGAGAAGTGCATCAACTCAAACTGGCCCGTGGGAAGAGATGGCAGCTGTGACCAAATGCAATGCAGCCACtcaggccagcactgccacagcagaCAGTGGCACTCAGGCTTCTGTCACGGCCAGAGGGACAGGCACTCAGACATCCATTTTGCTGAAGACTGCAGTGACACAGACAAAGGAAGAGGAGGGCACAGAAACACCCCTCCTTCCCAGAAAGTTTTCAAAGGAAGAGTATTTTCTGTCTGCGAAGGCCGTATCCAGCTCTAGTCTGCAATCATTGTCTTCATCATCGTCCCAGTGCTCTCTTGCAAGCTCTACAGGCTCAATATCCTCTCTCCGCTCCTTTGAATATTCCAGTAGTCACAGGGCACAATATTTCCAAAAACTGCACAAAGAGAGGCAGTTCCACTACTCCACCATCAGGTCAAAGCTGAGCCACATGGTGGCCATCCTGTCCCggcggggccgtgtccctgccaCCTACCTGAGCCAGGTCCCTGCCGGGGGCAGCCTGAAGCAGAGGCGCGACA